In one Oxyura jamaicensis isolate SHBP4307 breed ruddy duck chromosome 14, BPBGC_Ojam_1.0, whole genome shotgun sequence genomic region, the following are encoded:
- the LITAFD gene encoding LITAF domain-containing protein → MASEKGRVEIPMVMYEQHQEPYRQEPSAPEYCSQEGGYEYPPPPPYSYHETTTVEQPVYLVSQPPIIVAGIFSSRPTSTICPSCRQHITTQVTYRLGRLSYLLCTSLCMVGCCFGCCFVPFFVKIFKDADHYCPCCHFHIYRYKRL, encoded by the exons ATGGCTAGTGAGAAGGGACGTGTGGAAATTCCCATGGTCATGTATGAACAGCATCAAGAACCCTACAGGCAAGAACCCTCTGCACCAGAGTACTGCAGCCAAGAGG ggGGTTATGAatatcctcctcctccaccttaCTCCTATCATGAAACAACCACCGTTGAGCAACCAG TTTACCTGGTGTCTCAGCCTCCGATCATAGTAGCAGGAATCTTCTCAAGCAGACCAACATCCACAATATGTCCTTCCTGTCGCCAGCACATCACCACACAGGTCACCTACAGGCTGGGCAGACTCTCTTACCTTCTGTGCACCAGCTTGTGTATGGTTGG GTGCTGTTTTGGATGCTGCTTTGTACCTTTCTTCGTGAAGATCTTCAAGGATGCAGACCATTACTGCCCATGCTgccattttcatatttatagaTACAAAAGACTATAA